A single region of the Geobacillus subterraneus genome encodes:
- a CDS encoding DUF6431 domain-containing protein, with protein MIQFHDFGIDIQTYTDRGKGNDFPDVNQCPHCPSRRPLHRHGYYQRYALTAEGEYHLWIARYRCQECRKTVSVLPSFLLPYVQYTRSVIWQAVKAWFETPRQGAKTKQVVFPTKEVILFYVRRFLRNLSRLHHAAARRWGIIGPVGNARTERAVWWMQTLEGRGVGSIIQDLWTNERRHPFSDQISS; from the coding sequence GTGATCCAGTTTCACGACTTTGGCATTGACATTCAAACGTATACGGATCGTGGGAAAGGGAACGATTTTCCCGACGTGAACCAATGCCCCCACTGTCCATCCCGCCGCCCCTTGCATCGTCACGGATACTACCAACGCTATGCGTTGACGGCAGAGGGGGAGTATCACCTTTGGATCGCACGATATCGCTGTCAAGAGTGTCGCAAAACCGTGAGTGTGCTGCCTTCTTTCCTCCTCCCGTATGTTCAATATACACGATCGGTTATTTGGCAAGCGGTCAAAGCATGGTTCGAAACGCCAAGGCAAGGAGCGAAGACCAAACAGGTTGTTTTTCCCACCAAGGAGGTCATCTTGTTTTATGTCCGACGATTTTTACGGAATCTCTCTCGCTTGCATCACGCGGCGGCGAGAAGGTGGGGGATCATCGGCCCTGTAGGGAACGCAAGAACAGAACGGGCGGTTTGGTGGATGCAGACCTTGGAGGGACGGGGGGTGGGCTCGATCATCCAAGACCTGTGGACAAACGAGAGGCGGCATCCGTTTTCGGATCAAATTTCTTCCTGA
- a CDS encoding IS1634 family transposase, whose amino-acid sequence MDVQICEIYDSSYLNIISALFQDLDLPQLIDRLVPVDPQCQTRTSDAVKLILLDILSGRQALVHLERWAHEIDLSKLIRPGLKPSWFNDDALARHLDRLYEADIHKVISTCLIHIYRKEGLPLQAFHADTTDKTVYGAYESVSSEALRITHGYNRHHRWQKQIGFGLIGNEDGIPFYGDVHDGNLPDKTWNPEVLSRVHEQLKQAKIEDEWIYVADSAAMTKDTLAQTKAANAFLITRGPSSLRIVKAALAEADVQPDPAWSDPFTLAEKNGATYRVWETASTYEGHPVRLIVVESSALDQRKGKTLDKERTKEAELLREEQARWERHPFSCREDAEQALASLKASLRPQFHRVEAAVEEIVRPKKRRGRPKKGAEPEMETLYFVRLGVEFDPNAWEQARRKASRFVLITTVPKEWKGQPMEAKEILKLYKGQISVEMNFSFLKDPFFTDEIYVKKPERVAVLGYLFLLALAIYRVFQRRVRQFITPERPLKGAGGRKLTRPTGQAIFQLFEYVKVVLLKLPDGHIQRALGKPLTPDQRRILQGLGMDESIYV is encoded by the coding sequence ATGGATGTTCAAATTTGTGAGATTTATGACAGTTCCTATTTGAATATAATAAGTGCCCTTTTCCAAGATCTTGACCTTCCCCAGCTCATCGATCGGCTGGTTCCGGTGGATCCCCAATGCCAAACCCGAACCAGCGATGCGGTCAAGCTGATCCTTCTGGATATCTTGAGCGGACGACAAGCACTCGTCCATTTGGAGCGATGGGCGCATGAGATCGATTTGTCGAAGCTGATCCGGCCGGGGCTGAAGCCTTCTTGGTTCAATGATGATGCGTTGGCTCGTCATCTCGACCGCCTGTATGAGGCGGATATTCACAAGGTGATCAGCACTTGCTTGATTCACATTTATCGGAAAGAAGGCCTTCCTCTCCAGGCCTTCCACGCCGATACGACGGACAAGACCGTTTACGGCGCGTATGAATCGGTCTCGTCAGAGGCCCTGCGGATCACGCATGGCTACAACCGGCATCATCGCTGGCAAAAACAGATCGGTTTCGGGCTGATCGGCAACGAGGATGGCATCCCGTTTTACGGCGATGTGCACGACGGCAACCTGCCGGACAAAACGTGGAATCCGGAGGTGCTGTCCCGTGTCCACGAACAGCTCAAACAAGCCAAGATTGAAGACGAATGGATTTACGTGGCCGATTCCGCCGCCATGACGAAAGACACTCTGGCGCAGACGAAAGCCGCCAACGCCTTTTTGATCACGAGAGGCCCATCGTCGCTCCGAATCGTCAAAGCTGCTCTGGCGGAAGCGGATGTCCAACCCGATCCAGCGTGGAGCGACCCCTTTACGCTGGCGGAGAAAAACGGTGCCACGTATCGGGTATGGGAAACGGCCTCGACGTATGAAGGCCATCCGGTTCGGCTGATCGTCGTCGAATCGAGCGCGCTCGACCAGCGAAAAGGAAAGACGCTCGACAAAGAGCGGACCAAAGAAGCGGAGCTTCTTCGCGAGGAACAAGCCCGTTGGGAACGCCACCCCTTCTCTTGTCGGGAAGACGCCGAACAAGCCTTGGCCTCCCTCAAGGCGTCCCTTCGCCCCCAGTTTCATCGGGTGGAAGCCGCAGTCGAAGAGATCGTGCGCCCGAAAAAACGGCGCGGACGACCGAAAAAAGGGGCGGAACCCGAGATGGAGACGCTGTATTTCGTGCGTCTTGGCGTCGAATTCGACCCAAATGCTTGGGAACAGGCGAGACGGAAAGCGTCCCGGTTTGTCCTCATTACGACCGTTCCGAAGGAATGGAAGGGTCAACCGATGGAGGCAAAAGAAATCTTGAAGTTGTATAAAGGCCAAATCTCCGTGGAGATGAACTTCTCTTTCTTGAAAGACCCGTTCTTTACGGATGAGATTTACGTCAAAAAACCAGAACGGGTGGCGGTATTGGGTTATTTGTTTCTGTTGGCCTTGGCCATTTACCGCGTCTTCCAGCGCCGGGTGCGTCAGTTCATCACCCCGGAACGCCCATTAAAGGGCGCCGGAGGCCGGAAACTGACCCGACCCACCGGGCAGGCGATTTTTCAGTTGTTTGAGTATGTGAAAGTCGTCCTCCTCAAGCTGCCGGATGGGCACATCCAACGCGCGTTAGGGAAACCGCTCACCCCTGATCAGCGAAGGATCCTGCAGGGATTGGGCATGGATGAGAGCATTTACGTGTAA
- a CDS encoding IS630 family transposase yields the protein MDPDSVLLYLDETHIRSYHVLRSTWSEVGRQKQVPTFGHHAHVSLFGAVNIHDGETVLHQTTAANAATFLDFLRMLKERYLDRLMVLVLDNARIHHAKMVKEFLREEGQCFHFIYLPPYSPQLNPIERLWKWLKDTVIANVFHKDRNDIIQAITRFVNYIHERPEEVLQRLGCAG from the coding sequence ATGGATCCTGATTCGGTCTTGTTGTACCTTGATGAAACACATATCCGCTCTTACCATGTCTTGCGGTCCACATGGTCGGAAGTCGGCCGCCAAAAACAAGTGCCGACGTTCGGCCATCATGCCCACGTATCGCTGTTTGGCGCGGTCAACATCCACGATGGCGAAACGGTGCTTCATCAAACGACCGCTGCCAATGCCGCGACGTTCTTGGATTTCTTGAGAATGCTCAAAGAGCGCTATTTAGACCGTCTCATGGTCTTGGTGTTGGATAACGCCCGCATTCACCATGCCAAAATGGTCAAGGAGTTTTTGCGGGAAGAAGGGCAGTGTTTTCACTTTATTTACCTTCCTCCCTATTCGCCACAGCTGAACCCGATCGAACGCTTATGGAAATGGCTGAAAGATACGGTGATTGCCAATGTATTTCACAAGGATCGCAACGATATCATTCAAGCCATTACTCGGTTTGTCAACTACATCCACGAACGTCCGGAGGAAGTGCTGCAGCGCTTAGGGTGTGCAGGATGA
- a CDS encoding winged helix-turn-helix domain-containing protein gives MEGYLGKEVASMVNVCRQTVSHYVSLFNEGGLELLLHRDFAPGREPFLTEEQQEEIKQLVLTTTPVELGWDVASAWNTKLLQSYVEKHFGVCISREALRKLLHRKGLSWTRPTYTLAKGDPDRQKNFEKQLDFIKKT, from the coding sequence ATGGAAGGCTATTTGGGCAAAGAGGTGGCCTCCATGGTCAACGTGTGCCGACAAACCGTTTCCCATTATGTGTCGCTGTTCAACGAAGGCGGTCTGGAGCTCTTGCTTCATCGGGATTTCGCCCCCGGGCGGGAGCCGTTTCTCACCGAAGAACAGCAGGAAGAGATCAAACAGCTTGTGTTGACCACCACTCCCGTGGAACTGGGCTGGGACGTCGCTTCGGCGTGGAACACCAAACTCCTGCAATCCTATGTCGAAAAGCACTTCGGTGTTTGCATTTCCCGCGAAGCGTTGCGAAAACTCCTGCACCGCAAAGGGCTGTCGTGGACACGGCCGACCTACACATTGGCGAAAGGTGATCCGGATCGACAAAAGAATTTTGAGAAACAGCTCGACTTCATAAAAAAAACTTAA